gtgaGCAACCCCGTTCTTGGCCATGCTCTCGCCGGATCTGGCGATTCATTTCATGGTGAGATTGGGCGGCGCGCTGATGGAGATGTGGGGGTTGATCTGCAGGTCGAAGTCGAACCAATACGAGAGCACATCGCTGGTGCAGGTCGAGGGGGTGAACACCAAGGAGGACGTGGCGTGGTACGGTGTCGCCGCGACGGAAGAAGCCTCCTCCGCTCTTCTCTGCTCGCCGGTACGGACTCCCCCCAACCCCTTCCTCCCGCCCTGGCCGGCCGGCCGAGGTTCCGATCGGATCCCCTCTCGCGCTTCAGGGAGACGGCGCGAGAAGCTCTTCGATCAAGCTTAGCTGTCAAGGATTGATTTATGGATGATTCCTTTGGGAACCTTGTTTAAGTTACAGTCTTGACACAGTAGCTCTTACTCTACCTGTGTGGCAATCATATTGTGTTTGAATGTAGCATAGTATCTGATTATGGTGTTTTTTTAGGTATTTATCTTCAGAAAAGGGATGTGTACAGTATTAGTATTTCCAGGAATCTGATTATGACACCCTGCTATCATGCCCCCCTAAAACACATGAATTTGTTTTACCTTTCCCCCTTCATGGTTACTGGTTTTGTACTTAAGGACACACATGCGTTAGTCGTTAGTATTCACATTTTATTTCTTTTTGCAGGATAGGTAGTATTCACTTTGCTGTTCTGCTTTATACCTGTGGTTAGTCTACTTACTGTTTCTGGAATTGAGGGCACACTTGTGTTGTGTGGTGGTATTTTACTTTTCTGTTTGGTTTTATACCTTtccatggtgtatatatgaatgtccTGAAATCAAATAACCTTCATAGGATAGGAAACTGGTAGTTTAGCTCATATAGATGATCTTATAGTGAACAGCTTCAGTTGTTTGATGCATGTTGCTGCCGTTTATCGCTGCATCTATGTTCATTCAGTATTAGTAGCTCCTTGGATCTGTGCCCATGCATTGTATGCTCTTCTTTCCATATATGCACTGCATTTCTATATGTCAAAGAGCTTACCCTCTGCTGTCATGTTTCCATGGCGCGTGCAAACTATGCAGTGTTGCTGTGGCTCCTGGTGGCGGTGAGCGTGAAGCTGGGGCGGCGCCACATCGCCCACAACGCGGTGGAGCTGATGGAGAGGCGTCTGGCCAAGGACGACTTCCCCGAGTACTACGACGGCAAGACGGGGCGGTACATCGGGAAGCAGTCGCGCAAGTTCCAGACGTGGTTGGTGGCGGGCTACCTGGTGGCCAACATGCTCCTGGACGACCCCTCCAACCTCCGCGCCGTCTCCCTGGAGGACGACGGCCACACCCGAGCAGCATCTAAAGTTAGCATCTGCTGCACTATCGCTGATGATGTTTGTTTAAGGCTGTTGCTTTGCTCTGTGTGATTTTACTCTAGCATGTGTGTTGCATTTTGTCCTGCGCCTTGAGAATGACTAGGATTTATGTTATAGAATTCCAAGTGTAGTCGCAATATATAACATGCCTAAAGTATATGGACTTGTGCAGTGTGTCCATCGAGAGTAGATAGACTATTTCTTTCATAATTCATCTATATATGTTGCTCTTATATGCAAGTACCGATCGAGTACGGACGTGGTACTAGTAGCGACACTGTGCCCGCAATCAATGCACGCTTTCCATCATGTTTGGTCGTTGGTTGTTCGATCGGTGACTTGGTTTACTTCTTCTGTATTACTCCGGTTATACTAGATAGGAAGCTATTCACTTATTTATTTTTACAGGAAGCTAACTTGTTCATGCGAATAGATAGGCATTGGCATCATACATGGCGTGACTTCGTTCCTTATCAAATGAACGAAACAtgattcagtttcagaaactcgacTCAACATATCAGCAGGAACAGTACAGCGTTTCCAAAGTATCCCCCCAGTTTTTGGGTCAATAGtggagtaggagtaggagtagccCACGCTAGCGGTGTTCACGTAGCATTTCTTACCTTTTTATCAAATTTGCATCACATATTTGTTATATATATCAGAATGATTAAGAATCTTAATATTTGACTGTTTTCAGTCATCTTGCAGTTTCTGGGACGAGCTGGAGCACGAATTGCTTTGGCTGTTCGGCAACTCTGAGTGACCACGGTACAGGACGGGTGCCATGGCGGCAGGTACTTGTGTGGTGAGAAGCAACCTCCGGTTGATCATCAGGAAAGGCAGCAAGCATGAGTATTAGTATTTCTGTGACGCTGATGCTCATTGTTGTTGTTGCCCTTTTTAGCTGAAACCCACAAATACAGTTAGAATTTGCCTTGAGATATCTATGTGTCAGTGTCAATACAACTTCTTCAAGGGAATTATCAGGGCCTAACTTATGTGGATGTAGATGCATATTACTACTACTCAATAACCTTCATCTAGTCACCGTTACTGTATGATTAATTCAGAACTAGGATTTTGTTTAAGTAGCTACTGAATCTGCTTGCTTGGTTATGGCAGACATACATGTCTTACAAATTCGTTATTCTTGTTTGAAGCTGAGCTAGGCTACTGCAGTTCCAGCAAAAAACAGGGGAGCCGCTCGTTTTGTTCTTCACTAATAAATTCTTGTTTGAATGCATATCCTAGGGGTGGTGAAGCTGGGAGCCTTTCCTCCCCATAAAAATACTTTGCTCTTCATCATGAGCAATGCCCTTATATAATTAGCTGCTAGGAGTGTTTATATACTTGATCACCACACCTCTACTATTCTAGTTACTTTTGCTTTCTTCTCTGTAGTTGTCGAGGGCATAACAGTTTTATGTGTGGCTTGTTATTTTGTTACCAGCCTACTTTCTTGTGCTCctggtcgagtcttgtggagaagCAGGGCGAATCGGGCATCATCTCACTTGTGCCTATGTGGTAAGAATAGAACACCACTCTCGCTTGATGTGCATGTATTAGTACAACAAAGCATTCTTACATGGTGATTGTTAGCGACACAACAATTATCTTGCAACATAGCTTGCCAAATTGCTTGCTTGCTTACTATATAACCTGTACTGCTAAACATGTTATCCTACTCCATGATGTTGTATCATTTGCAAATACTCCCGGACATCAGCTCCCATTAGCTATCATCTATACCTCTAAAAGAGGAGTATAAACTGGACTAATCTGTACTCTATTATGCTTGAGACTTGATCCAAGCCGTATTAATTGTTGCCAGTGATGTTATTATCTACTCTAGTGGCTGATGAATCTGTACCTGCCATACCATGTGGAATGACTAATGAATCTGTACCCGAATACCATGTGTAATGATTGTTATTTTTGCATCATTTAAACATTTTTTCTGCTATATAGTTTCTCACTCATGATTGATCTACTGCAGGTGAACGAGGTTTTCAAATGTTGGAAGGAGGAGGACAATAGGAACTTCTGTTATGTCTTAGCATCtaaatttttgttttaattttcttTGTTGTAGAATAGTTTTGTTTGGCGGTTACTGTTTCTGGGATGTAAAGATATCTTAGATATGTATTGCTGGAATGAATGGTTGTAATATAATAACATTGCATGTTGCCCAAGATAGCTTGTGGTGTGATGTGTGGTAATGTCAATGGCATAATAACTTTTTTTGGATTGGATCAATTTTTTCGGAACTGGGCTAGGCCCGAGTTATATTGGACAATTATTTTTGAGGGAAAATAATGAGAGGCCCAGCAAAGAAATGGCCCAGAAAAATACATGATCAAAAAGAAAATATGCTGTTAAAAGGGCCACACAAAGAAATCAATAAGGTTGAATTgttaggccaggcccatgtagctagagaaaattaatagagaaaatatacagtaaaaaggctgaattgttgggctaggcccatgtagaaaaccgaattggaccgggctgaatcttgtgccacatcagcttaccatgctggatgcctacgtgtcctggggaggttgctagtgaccaaaacgccacagtaggaatattttgatcgtaaacgtcttcgaccattccagaagaaaggtcgatatagtcagtttacgaccggcagcttttgaccttttgttttttgtcacaaaaatgtcacaaatggaaatttgtgacctttcagtgaccaatagtggtggtcacaagttgacatatttcttgtagtccgAGCGCCGCCATGTCCTCACGGTCGGTGACCATACCTTCGCCAAGCATGGCCTCCCAAAGGCCCTGCGCGCGCAGGTTGATCTGCATGACCAACGCCCACTCGATGTAGTTCGTGGAGGTCAGGGTGGGGTAGACGATCGTGCCGCCGTGCCCGCGGGCCTCCCGGATCACGCGCTCGTGGACGACCACTTCGCCCGCGTTCCTCCTGACGCGACTGCGCCTGCGGCTCCGGCCCCGCGTCTCTGTGCACGCCTGTGGCGTTGCCTCCCCGTTGTGTGCCTGGGCAGCCGTGGCTGATGCCTCGCCGGCGCCGGCCTCTTTGCTGCCCGCCATGGTCCCTCGTCGATGGTGGCTCTGATGCACGGGCATGTCCGTGGACTCATACACCGTGTGCATGTGTGTAGGGGCAGGCCGTTGGCGAGCCATGCGGGGTGATCGCGTGTGATCTGTTGGAAGCCCGCCGTGAGCTGCGTGCGTCGGAGCACGTCGTGGGCACGAGCGAGGCGAGCGGATCGCGGGCGCGAGGGGGGAGGGAGCGTGATTGCATGCCCAGTCCCTGGCTTCGGGTATAAAACCCGTGCGGTGATCGTTGTAATGAAGCGGTGGTGTGCTCGAGTTCGAGCTTGAGTGGAGTGGCCGTTCGTGCGCCTGAAAATCCCCAGTCCACCGCGtgtttttcttccttcttccttcttcctcctcggttcGTGTCACAGAGAGAGGGAGCGCGAGGTAGAGTGCAGCtagggctagctagggtttagggtttgcaACAACATGCACACGACCAGCACGCACGAGGCGATGCACGCACGGCTGCGGCCGGCCAGCATGCGCACGCACAGCACAGCAGCAGCCCGAGCAGCACGCACGCTGCACGCGCTCGACCAGTAGGCGCGCGGCCAGGCAACCAGTGCAGCGGCGGCGCCCAGGACGGGCAAGGTTAGCCAGCACGCGCGCGGCGGCCTGCCAGCATGGCGAGCGCGAAGACGATGTCGGCAAGCACGGAACCGCGCGCGCACGAGCTCTGTCCTCGTCGAGCGCGAGCTCCATCCAGGGCGCGCAAGAGCTCCATCCCCAGGCCGCGGCGCACGAGTCTGGCCCCAGCTGCTGCGCGTGCGGCGGCCTGTCAGCACGCCCGCTGGTGCACGCGGCCGCGCGAGGTCTTCAGCCGCCTCCCTCCTCTTTGTCCATGTCGTCTCCAGGAGCCTCCTCCGGCCACCCCGTTGTCGTCGCGAGGCACCACCGGCGTCGCTGAGTGCTCTTCGTGAGAGAGATCAGTGAGGAAAAAGGTTTAGGTGGCTGCAGGTGGAACCGAGCGGGGTGCCCGGGCGCATCAGGTCGCCCTCATATCGTCCCTATATTTGGTTCCGATTTGAGAGGTGCCGGTCAGTATGGACATTTAGAAATAAAATAAGGGATTTGGTTAGATCACCTTTTTTTGTCTGGACACGGATCGAGCGGATGTTTTGTATGTTTGAGGGAATAGAGGATCTGGCTGTCAATGTTCTAAGCTGGACCTTAACCCAGTATGTGTAACTGGATCCGTGGAGGCCAGTAAAAACCAAGCTGTCCTGGGCAGACGTTTTGACAACTAGATGTTACCCTTCACATTGTCGCGGGAATAATTTGTAACATATATCAATGTGATTCAttgtatgaaacatatataaaGGGATAAAACTAAAACTACATATAAGTTATTATAAGTTATTATGTTTGATCACtatatagttgtaaaatatttattaaatataaataGAATAATTGAATAGAAATTCGCATGTTGAGAGGTCTTTTTTCATGCAGGTTTCATGATTGAAGTGACATGCATGTTGTGCaatgatgtggcatgcttgcatgttgagagaaatagttagTTGGAGCTAGCTATTTAGACACAAAAAATTGATCTGCAAGTGGTtcagttctttgtcatatggacgGACTTGTTTTCTTGGGAGTGCCGCTTTGGGATTCGGTATGGTAAGAGCAGATCAAACATTAAAGGAGTTAAGTGCATTCAAGAATTTGTTTGTTGTTGCTCTGTATGTGATTTCTGTATACTAGCCGATAATTTCACGACCAAGGTTTAGATGGATAGCTTGGCAAACCAACTAAGAAAAACAGCTCATCATGCAGAACACTATGTCCAGCAGTGATAAGATTACTTCGGAAGATGATCAGGGACGGTACATTTGTGAGAGCAGGACACCACAGTCCACACAACTATACTCTGCTTAGTACTCCCTTTATAAACAATATAAGAGcattttagatcactactttactttacagagggagtacatgcgcCCCCAAATTACATTTTCCATCTCACAGACACATCGATCTGTACACTCGAGAATTAGTATCTTGTCAAGCCGATTCCGGGAATCATGGGCTAGGTTCGCTGCGTATTGCACATCGTGGTCTCTGCCTGGGGGTGAGCGTCGTGCCTGAGCTCGACTTGTCCCTCATCCCTGTTTCCGCCATTATGCCTGGAAAGTTGTGAATGCACTGATTTTTCGCATTGTGCTGGAGGCACATATCCATCCCTATGTCCCCTTGCTTGACTAGGTGGCTGGGGAGGAGGCATATCGCGATTCCGATGTGGCACGTTTTCATGGCACCACCTTGGCTGCTCGTTATGGCTACGGTCTCGACGTGGCTCGTCGTAGTTCCGACTTTGTTGCTCATGTTGGATGTGCCCTCAACGCGGCTCATTATCGCAGTTCCGTCGTGGTTCTGGATCATGGCTACGGTCCCTATTGCGATTGGCTCCATCGTCATTCTTCGTGTATGGTGCAACGTCATTTTTGCGGTGTTCCCTCTTTTCTCTGCCATGGTCGCGGTCTCGAGTAGACCCTGTCCTAGACTTGTCTCGTCCCCTGGGAGACGATTTTCTCCTTGGGCCCTAATACAGCCGGACGTCTAGGAGAAGAGGATCATGGGGGCCGCCAAGAGCAGCAAAGAGCAACCCGTTCTTGGAGTATGTGAGATGTGTGGTGTTCCCATGGCTTGGGGATTTTGAGGTGGTCAAGGAGAAGGACGTTGGTGCTAGAACGCTCAGATGTGTGGGGAGGTTTGTGCAGGAGTATAAGCGGGGTAAGCTAGATCCTCGTGACGTGAAGCTGGCGCTTGCGATGGCGATTAACAAGATGTTGAAGCCTGTCTGTGGTCACTTTGGAAGCGACACGAGCTTATGCGTAAGGTTTGTGGAGAGCGTGTGCGTGGATTCTGAGCCCTCTGTAGTTTCTTGTGTTAATCGTTTATATGATCAAAATTCCATGTCCGAATGAATGCATTTGGGACTTATGTGAAACAATTATATATATGTGGTCTAATAGCTGCATCCACATTGATTTAGAAGAATGTTGTCTCTAATAGCTGCATCCAAACTAATTAAGAGAAAATTATCTCTAATAACTTTCCTCGTCTATTATGCCGAGACATGGTCGGTTTTTTCGCACTATTTGCTCATTATCGTTGTTCCCTTAAAGTAGCTTCGCAGAGAATACTTCTAAAGTCTCACAGGAACCCACGAGGAAGGTACTGGTTAAAGATGAAACCCAATGACACCAACAGTGGAAGCCAAAGATGAACGAACAACAATGACGTTGTTTTATTAAAGTACAATACATAGTTTAAGCATAATAACATAAATGGGAAAATACATACTACTTTATTTAATTCTGCAAACATCACAACCAGGGTACCATTCAGGCATGTAAAATGATGTATTCGTAACTACCATGGACATGGGTGGTTACTTGGCACAGTCATCCACAACCACAAAGAGCGTATCCGGTGACTCATCGCGTGCAAGCCACCTATTCACGTTGAATGTCTTCTCCTTTTGGGACAAATTTTTTTGGTCGATTTGGGTGAACACGACTTTGTCCACAAACCAACCGGGTTTGTTACCTTTACCATTAGACTCGAGCAACATCCTGCAAGGTTTGGACGGTAAGCACTTACCGCTTCCCTTAAATGTGTCGGTGTGTCCTTTCTCAAAGTTGTTGTGGCCCTTCTGGCCCCAAGGTTTCAGGCTCTTGATAACCAGCTTCTTGCCATTTGCGGTGCTCACTGACAGAGATATACGGGCGTCGGTGCCCGCATCATCTTTATCTCCTGTCGTGACCAATATAACGAATTTGCACTGTGCGTAGGCACCGCTTGCAGTGAGAGCGAGGAGAAATAGGGCGAAGAAAATCTTCATTCTGGCCTGTGCGTGTAGGATGGCGCTAGTAGTAGTACCAAGGATGGTGTGATGAAGGTGAGCACAAATGTGAGGTCTATTTATAGCTGTACGTAATGAGGTCTATGCACGTATTATACGTGCCAAGTGAAAGAGTGGGATGAGCAGAGCGAGCTGAGGATGGCGTGGTCAGCAGATTACTTTCAAACAAAATACATGTACGTGCCAAGTGAAAGAGCTGAGGATGGCGTGGTCAACAGATTACTTGTGAAACAAGATACGGATCTTCCAGCACTTGCGTGCAATCAGATAACTCAGAGCGAGATGAGGATGGCGTGGTCAGCAGATTAATTGTCAAACAAAATACAGGTCTTCCAGCATTTGCGTGGTCATGTGCGTGTGAACGCTGCACATGCATTAGGATGGAGTAACATTGTTTGCTCCGTTGATTATTAACTGTTGGTTGCTTGCTTTGGTTCATGCCTGAATGAATGTACTAAATGACGCATGTTCAATAGGATAGGACACGCAAGCCGTCAAGATTGAATGTACTAAAATGATGCGTAGTATAAGATCACTTAAGCCTCCTGCAAGACTCCCGATTCCTAGAGATATGGACGACCCGATTATCTAAGTAAACTAACCAACAGCGGCAGGAGGTTAAACAATTCGACACGCGGGACATCCATCTCATTAGTTAAGTGATAATGCACTTAATTAGCGGTACACCAAACTGCTCCGCCGGTCGAAGAACTTGCTgagtaattttttttaaaaagaggtTAACCCCTGGCGTCTGCATCAATTGATGCATACAATTatctttattaattatttcatgaaaGTCTGACAAAAACTTACATCAAACCACCCGAAaccaccactcacacctacaaacttgaTAATGCGGAGTGCTCTCAGTCCTCATATCTATAACCGATGTCAATGTCGATCCATCCATATAACGTATCGGAACCAACAACCGGTGCGGTAAACTTAAAGCGTACATCgcatgcacacgttttagaagccgccatcatcatcgaacCGCTGTCTCATCTTTAGAAAAGAGATCCACATCATCCTTGCTAGTCCGACcaaccgtcgacgccaccacggcggcCAACGACACCACCGCTCTGCTCTCGTGCATCCCGACGCGGAGAatctggaagatctgtcgtgcgtagcacctgctgaCTATACATGACAAAGccacctgtcggccaggcatgacttgacatgtCCACCGAAGCTCCATGCAAGACGAAACCGCTCCACCTTCTTCCTCTgccttccagcgctgctccacaaatgatactcccaagagagaaacgacaccgtagTGCCGCCTTCGTCTGATCTGAAACACCAGATTCTAGGGTTTCCCtcagagcagcacgagtgggttgaCAGTAGTTActcgacgatgccttcatcaaggtaacggctcaaaacgccgccatcgcctacAGTTAGcttggttttcaccggcaaccatgtctccccgactcgcagccgggactagatgacggaTCTCCAGATCCGACCACCCatcctcaggccgaccacctccgaCGGAGGAGATGACAACCACCTCCGGCTGCACTGGCCAGAACAGATCTGACTGAAGGTGCCGCCaagcagtccaccaggccctccacgccgccAATGATCCGAAGCCGGATGACGCGCCGCCGCAGCAGAAGTCGCCACCGCTCGAACCAGGCAAGCTGCCACCCGAGACCGGGCTGCCCGACGCGTCGCAGTCACCGTCGCCCATGGGATGGCCAACCACCACCGCTGCAGCAGAAGTCGCCGCCGCTCGAACCAGGCAAGCTGCCGCCCGAGACCGGGCTGCCCGACGCGCCGCAGTCATAGTCACCCGTGGCAgggctgtaccctctacttgaacatgatgcttcatgcttcgtattattatccaatgatatgttgccatcctatgatgtctgagtagattttcgttgtcctatcggtgattggtgaattactatgattgatttaatttgcttgtggttatgttgctgtcctttggtgcccgtcatgtgagcacgcgcgtggatcacaccatagggttagttatatgttgataggactatgcattggagggcaagtttgacagaagcttcaacctagcatagaaattgatgcatacgggattgaagggggaccaatatatcttaatgctatggttgggttttaccttaatgaacgttagtagttgtggatgcttgctaatagttccaatcataagtgcattgaAGTCCAAGTCAGGGgtggcatgctagcagtggcctctcccacataaaacttgttatcggtctagtgaagtagtcaattgcttagggacaatttcacaactcctaccaccacttttccacactcgctatactaactttattgcttctttatctaaacagcccctactttttatttatgtgcacttcatattcttgcaaacctatccaaaaacacctacaaagtacttctatttcatacttgttctaggtaaagcgaacgttgagcgtgcatagagttgtatcggtggtcgatagaacttgagggaatatttgttctacctttagctcctcattgggttcgacactcttacttatcgaaagagtctacaattgatcccctatacttgtggcttatcactCGGTTGTGAGGATTCACCTTTCCCTGTTGAGGTGGACATTGGTGGCAGATGGGTGGTGGCCTGGGTTTCTTGTGGTGGCTTGGAGGGCCGGCGGGGTGGCCGTAGGTGGTTGCATGGGTCGCCAGTGCGGCCATGGCTATCCTGGCGGTGAAGGGTTTGTGATCCGTGGCGGGGCGCGGTTAGTGGTAGTGCCCTGTCTTTTCTTGGGTCCGAACCGGCAGCGCGTAGGTTGCCCGCACGAGGGGATGACGATGATCTGGGGCTCCTACTCGGCCGGGCCAGCTTTGGGTCCGAGGCAGGTCGAAGGTTCTGCTCTGGATAGATGGGGTAGGCTCGGTCTAGGTGGTGCCCGCTGAGGGTCCATTGCTCCTCCCGGGGGCACGGTGGGTTGCCGTGGTGGTCATAGTATCGGAGTGTCATCACTCAGATCGGTGTCGGTGACCACATACATGGTGTCGTTTGAGTTTGCAATGGACGTGCTCGGCCGTGGCCGTCGGCAGTCACGAAGTTGTTCCCCAGTACACCTAGATTGGCCTAGGACTCAAGTGTGAGTACCTCCTATGGTGGAGGTGCTCACCCAAACTCGGTGGTTGATGTCGGGCTAGGAGTAGATTGTTGTCTCTGCTCGTCCTACCATGGTTGGGTGCACTGAGAAGTGGGCGGTGTATGGACTTTCGCGACAGGAGCGCTGCGGATGTTCTCGGAAGGCAGGCTTCACGGGTGGCTTTCCGGCGGGCTCCATGGTAGCGATGGTGActccattgttggggaacgtagcagaaattcaaaattttctacgcatcaccaagatcaatctatggagtaatctagcaatgaggggaaggagagtgcatctacatacccttgtagatcgctaagcgtaagcgttcaagtgaacgggttgatggagtcgtactcgtcgtgatccaaatcaccgatgatcctagtgccgaacggacggcacctccgtgttcaacacacgtacagcccgatgacgtctcctacgccttgatccagcaaggggagaaggagaagttgGGAAGACGccttccagcagcagcacgacggcgtggtggtggtggaggagcatgggactccagcagggcttcgccaagcactacgagagacgaggagggagaggggtagggctgcgccaacagggagagaaaatcacatgtgttgggcagccccaaacctcaagtatatatagggggagcggaggggctgcgcccccacctaggattccctccctaggggtggaggccagccctagatcccatctagggggcggccaagggggaagagaggggggcgcaccactaggtgggccttaggcccatctgggcctagggtttgcccccttcccctcttggaggcgccttgggccttggtgggaggcgccccagcccacctaggggctggtcccttcccactattggcccatgtaggcctccggggctggtggccccacctggcgGACCcctggacccctccggtggtcccggtacactaccggtgatgcctggAACAgctccggtggccaaaaccatacttcctatatatcaatctttacctccggaccattccggaactcctcgtgatgtccggtatctcatccgggactccgaacaacattcggtaaccgcgtacatactttccctataaccctagcgtcatcgaaccttaagtgtgtggaccctacgggttcggaagtcatgcagacatggccgagacaactctccgatcaataaccaacagtgggatctagatacccatgttggctcccacatactccacgatgatctcatcggatgaaccacgatgtcaaggacttaatcaaacccgtatacaattccctttgtctatcggtacgatacttgcccgagattcgatcgtcggtatcccgataccttgttcaatatcgttaccggcaagtctctttactcgttccgtaacacatcatcccgtgatcaactccttgatcacattgtgcacattatgatgatgtcctaccgagtgggcccagagatacctctccgtttacacggagtgacaaatcccagtctcgattcgtgccaacccaacagacactttcagagatacctgtagtgtacctttatagccacccagttacgttgtgacgtttggcacacccaaagcactcctatggtatccgggagttgcacagtctcatggtctaaggaaatgatacttgacattagaaaagctttagcatacgaactacatgatcttgtgctaggcttaggattgggtcttgtccatcacatcattctcctaatgatgtgatcccgttatcaacgacatccaatgtccatggtcaggaaacc
The window above is part of the Triticum aestivum cultivar Chinese Spring chromosome 2A, IWGSC CS RefSeq v2.1, whole genome shotgun sequence genome. Proteins encoded here:
- the LOC123038251 gene encoding uncharacterized protein, giving the protein MVKRRTGQRVRLYVRGTILGFKRSKSNQYESTSLVQVEGVNTKEDVAWYGVAATEEASSALLCSPDSISSSLDLCPCIVCSSFHICTAFLYVKELTLCCHVSMARANYAVLLWLLVAVSVKLGRRHIAHNAVELMERRLAKDDFPEYYDGKTGRYIGKQSRKFQTWLVAGYLVANMLLDDPSNLRAVSLEDDGHTRAASKVSICCTIADDVCLRLLLCSV